In the Phaseolus vulgaris cultivar G19833 chromosome 7, P. vulgaris v2.0, whole genome shotgun sequence genome, one interval contains:
- the LOC137830158 gene encoding pantoate--beta-alanine ligase isoform X2: MATTTPKLISDKKEMRNWSRSMRAQGKLIGFVPTMGFLHMGHLSLVSQARSLCDVVAVSIYVNPGQFAPSEDLSTYPSDFQGDLRKLAALPGGVDVVFHPRNLYDYGNNSDDVAASGVGAAASCVDGDGSGHESWVRVEKLEVGLCGKSRPVFFRGVATIVAKLFNIVEPDLAVFGKKDYQQWRVIQRMVRDLDFSIKVIGAEITRESDGLAMSSRNVHLSPEDREKALSINKSLLKAKSAAEDGQVHCEKLKNLVIQCITEAGGRIDYAEILE; this comes from the exons ATGGCCACAACCACCCCAAAGTTGATCTCCGACAAGAAGGAGATGCGGAACTGGTCTCGCTCCATGCGGGCCCAAGGCAAGCTAATTGGGTTCGTTCCCACCATGGGCTTCCTCCACATGGGCCACCTCTCTCTCGTCTCCCAGGCCCGCTCCCTCTGCGACGTCGTCGCCGTCTCCATCTACGTCAACCCGGGCCAGTTCGCGCCCTCCGAGGACCTCTCCACCTACCCCTCCGATTTCCAAGGCGACCTCCGCAAACTCGCCGCACTTCCCGGCGGCGTCGACGTCGTCTTCCACCCCCGCAACCTGTACGACTATGGAAATAATAGTGATGACGTGGCGGCTAGTGGGGTCGGCGCTGCGGCGTCTTGCGTTGATGGTGATGGGTCGGGGCACGAGAGTTGGGTGAGAGTTGAGAAGCTAGAAGTGGGACTGTGTGGGAAGAGTAGACCCGTTTTCTTCAGAGGGGTAGCTACTATTGTGGCCAAATTGTTTAACATAGTGGAACCGGATCTGGCCGTGTTCGGGAAAAAGGATTATCAACAGTGGAGAGTTATTCAGAGGATG GTTCGAGATCTTGATTTTTCCATAAAAGTTATCGGTGCTGAAATAACACGTGAGAGTGATGGCCTGGCAATGAGTTCACGCAATGTGCACCTTTCACCTGAAGACAGGGAAAAG gcactatcaataaataaatcattGTTAAAAGCTAAATCAGCAGCAGAAGATGGTCAAGTGCATTGTGAGAAGCTGAAGAATTTGGTCATCCAGTGTATTACTGAGGCCGGTGGAAGGATTGATTATGCTGAG ATCCTTGAATGA
- the LOC137830158 gene encoding pantoate--beta-alanine ligase isoform X1: protein MATTTPKLISDKKEMRNWSRSMRAQGKLIGFVPTMGFLHMGHLSLVSQARSLCDVVAVSIYVNPGQFAPSEDLSTYPSDFQGDLRKLAALPGGVDVVFHPRNLYDYGNNSDDVAASGVGAAASCVDGDGSGHESWVRVEKLEVGLCGKSRPVFFRGVATIVAKLFNIVEPDLAVFGKKDYQQWRVIQRMVRDLDFSIKVIGAEITRESDGLAMSSRNVHLSPEDREKALSINKSLLKAKSAAEDGQVHCEKLKNLVIQCITEAGGRIDYAEIVDQNNLGKVEQIKGPVVFCIAAWFGKVRLIDNMEINLSIDV, encoded by the exons ATGGCCACAACCACCCCAAAGTTGATCTCCGACAAGAAGGAGATGCGGAACTGGTCTCGCTCCATGCGGGCCCAAGGCAAGCTAATTGGGTTCGTTCCCACCATGGGCTTCCTCCACATGGGCCACCTCTCTCTCGTCTCCCAGGCCCGCTCCCTCTGCGACGTCGTCGCCGTCTCCATCTACGTCAACCCGGGCCAGTTCGCGCCCTCCGAGGACCTCTCCACCTACCCCTCCGATTTCCAAGGCGACCTCCGCAAACTCGCCGCACTTCCCGGCGGCGTCGACGTCGTCTTCCACCCCCGCAACCTGTACGACTATGGAAATAATAGTGATGACGTGGCGGCTAGTGGGGTCGGCGCTGCGGCGTCTTGCGTTGATGGTGATGGGTCGGGGCACGAGAGTTGGGTGAGAGTTGAGAAGCTAGAAGTGGGACTGTGTGGGAAGAGTAGACCCGTTTTCTTCAGAGGGGTAGCTACTATTGTGGCCAAATTGTTTAACATAGTGGAACCGGATCTGGCCGTGTTCGGGAAAAAGGATTATCAACAGTGGAGAGTTATTCAGAGGATG GTTCGAGATCTTGATTTTTCCATAAAAGTTATCGGTGCTGAAATAACACGTGAGAGTGATGGCCTGGCAATGAGTTCACGCAATGTGCACCTTTCACCTGAAGACAGGGAAAAG gcactatcaataaataaatcattGTTAAAAGCTAAATCAGCAGCAGAAGATGGTCAAGTGCATTGTGAGAAGCTGAAGAATTTGGTCATCCAGTGTATTACTGAGGCCGGTGGAAGGATTGATTATGCTGAG ATTGTTGATCAAAATAATCTGGGGAAAGTAGAACAGATCAAGGGTCCTGTTGTCTTCTGTATCGCTGCATGGTTTGGGAAAGTCAGACTTATAGACAACATGGAAATCAACTTGTCCATAGATGTTTAG